From the Polaribacter tangerinus genome, the window GGTAAAGGGTTTACGATTACTTGAAAAGAGGCATCATCGTTTACACATCCAGTAGCTTTGTTTTGTATGCGCACAAAAAAGGTTTCTGTGGTATTGGTGTTTGTATATGGCGATGCTACGGCGTTTGTACCGTTGGTTGCTTGTTGTGGTGTTTTGTGAAAGGTTACCTCAAAATCGTCTGTGTCTTGAGAAGCACCAAGGAGTTTTGGAATTTGACTGTCTAAATCAATGGATTGAATAATTCCGTTTGTATCATCACCATCTGCATCATCATCGCAATAGGAGAGATTAGAGACAGGCGTAAACACAGGTTCTTTATTAATAATTACTTTAAAATTAGAGAGGTAGTTTACACAATTAGTTTCGGTATTTACAATTCGTACATAAATTGTTTCTTGGTATGGTGTTGTGTTTTCTATGGGAGAACTCAGCGGATTATTTCCGTTTTGAGCTTCTAAAAATTCTCTGTGATAGGTAATCTTAAATTTGGTAGGATCTTGAGTGCCAAGAATAGTACTTGTTTGTAATTCTAGATTGATGTTTTTAGAGTAACCGTTAATAGCCGAACCATCTAAGGCATCATCACAGACTTCTAAATCTGAGACAAAGTTTGCTGTAGGAACTTTATTAACAATTACAAAGAAAGAGGTGTGGTCTGTAAAACAACCGGTAATTTTATTGGTAACTCGAACAAATATTTCTTGCTGGTCTTTGGTGGTGTTTTTAAAAGGAGAAGCAAGCGGATTGCTGCCAGAGTTGGCTTCTTCTGCCGATTTGTGGTAGGTAACCTCAAAATCGGAAGGAGATTGAGAGCTGCCTAAAATACGCGCATCGTTGTCGGTAAGCATAAAACCGTCTACAAAACCATCCGTAGAGAGTCCGCTAACAGCATCATCACACAAGGTTAAATTTTCTGCAGCATTGGCAATTGGAACAGAATTTGTTTTTAAATATAGTTCTCCAGTTCCCGTACAGTTATTATTATTTTTATTAGTTATTTTAAAGTAAATGGTTTGTCTTGAAATATTGGAAGGAAAACCAATATTTCTGTAGTTAGAAATATCATTAATAGGCTTAATAGCAGCAGTTCTGTTGGATATTGTTTCATAAAAATTTACAGATAAGTTTGGTTGAAGTGCGGCTGGAAAAAAGTTAAGAATCTCTTGTTTAGCATTACTAAAATCGAAATTGGTAATTCCGTCAGTATCATCATTTAAAGCACCATTAGTTCCATCTTCTTGAAGAAAATCATCACAAACCGGTGCAAATTCTTTAAAATAAGCTACATCAGCAGCTGCTTCTACTTCAATTTCTATTTTAGAGATAGTGTAACAACCATCATTAGAAATTGTACGAACCCAAGCATTTCCATTCGTATTAACAAGGTAGCGAATTTTATCTGTAACTTGTGGAGTACCTGCAATAGCATCGGCTTCTGAAGCATAATACTCAAAAGTATTGTTATTAGCATCCGCTGAAATAGAGATTTCAGCTTGTGTTAAATTTACAGTAGAAATTCTATCTAAATCATTATCACATTGTTTTAGTGTAACAATCGGAGTTACCACAGGCGCCAAATTTACCTTTACAGAAATAGCATTAGAAGTACTTGTACAACTATTTCCGTTTCTCATTAACTTTACGCGAAACTGTTGATTGTTAAGAGAAGTTGAGGTGTTTGTAATGATTAATTGATTACTGTTTACACCACTAAAAGTTGCATTATTTGTAACCATTTGCCACGTAACACCATTGTTTGTAGAGGTTTCCCATACAAAGGAATCGGCATTGGAATTTATAATAATATTGCTTTTAGTATTTTCGCAAAGTACCACGTTTTCAAAAGGTGTATTTATGTTAATTGGTGCAGCGATTGTATAGTTCGAATTTGGAAGCGTGTAACCATTAGTATTATTTATTACTTTACCATTTGTATTCACTAGAAAAGGAGAGCCGTCTAAAAAACCATCATTATTTTGGTCTGTAAAACCAGCTTCAGTTACATCATTACAGCCATCATTATCTGAGTCTGATGACAGGAAATTAAAAATTAAATCATTGTCGGTGTTTAAAATATTGTAGTTAAGAGAAAGCGTTTTTGCGTCTGGTATATTCTCTAAAGAGTCGACCAAACCATTTTTACCTACTAATAAGTTAGCGTTGTCTATGATGCCATCTAAATCTGTGTCTAAATTATGTCCGGCCTCTGTGGTATCAAAAATTCCATCATTATCTGAGTCTATGTCTACATAGTTTTTAATGCTATCACCATCAATATCTAAATTTATGGCGGCTTCGAAAAAGTCATCCAATCCATCTTCATTTGCATCTGTTCCAGATAAAGAAACTGGCTGCCCGAAAGCCTCTATCATATCTGGTATACCATCGTTGTCTGAGTCTAAATCAAACATGTTTTCTACACCATCACTATCAGAATCGAGAGAAAAACAGCTAAGAGAAACATTACCAAAAAACTTGGATTGAGCGGTTAATGCATTCGATTTGTGAGAAAAGGTAACTTCAGAAATTTGACTAGCAATAAATTTAAATGTGCTATTTGTTCCGCTTAAATTTGAAGCATATTTAAAACGAATTTCTGATGCAGTAAAAATAGTAATGCCTGATTCGAATATTCCATCGAAATTGGTATCTACCAAAAGTTGATTACCTGGATTTAAAAGTGTAGTGTTTTTTGAATTTGGAGATACTTTTACTACAAAGTATTCGCCCTCCGAAATTACATGATCTTCTTGGTCGTTTTGTTTTATTTCAATATTAACTGCTTGATTAAACGTTAATAAATAGTTACTTTCTGAGTCTGTACTAGCTTGTAGGGTAGAGTTAAAATTACCGTTTGAATCACCTGTAATAGTATTTGCGGAACCTGAACTATTCTTTTGATTAAAACTAGCAGTTATCATTGTAGCGTTGGAAGTTCCATCTTTAAAAAGAGTAACAGGTTGTAAAATTGTAGATAGATTTAAAACAGCATTACCCGAAGATTCCTCACAATTGGTAATACCGTCGTTATCGGCATCAATATCTAGGTTATCAATAACACCATCTCCATCAAAATCATCAGGACAAATACTTACTGGTACAATTACAGATTCAAACTCTGTCATCGTACAACTTATAAAAGCTCTTAATACATAGTTGCCAGGTTCGGATGGCGTAAATGTATTGGTAGAAATTCCTGTGGCTTTAAAACCGCCACCTAAACCGTCATCATAAAACCATTCGAAGCTATCAAATATATCTGTGTTTGCTGCTTCTAATTTCACATTAGGAATACAGTTTCCCGTAGCGGCAACAGTGGTGTTGAAATTAATTTCTGGAGCCGTTGGAAACCCCGAGTAAAAGCTCCCAGAAGTGGCGGCACCATTAAAATTAAAATAAGCACAATACAGTTCATCACTGCTTTCTATGGAAGTATTACCTGTTAAATTAATAATTTTATAGGTAACGTAGTTCGGATTTCCAGTTACATCAAATGGGCCAGAAGTAGTAAAGTTATCGAGCGGTAAATTATTAATTGTTACCGTTGCACCTTTGTTGGTAACTATGGTTATACCACCATTAAAAATAGTACTTCCAATAGCTTCTATAGTTGGAATTTCGTCTACTTTTCCTCTATTTTCACAACTTAAAGGAGGAACAAAAAAGAGACCTTGATTGGCTTCGCTATTATTGGCACCCACACCTTGGTAAGCAAAAACATTTTTAGAAGTTTTTAAATACATGTTCCCATCAGAATTGTAGTTATTCCCTTCAATTAAAAAATATTCTCCAGCTTGTATAGTTGTAGTTGCCGTATTACCGTTAATACTAATTGAGGTATTATTTTCATGGGCAACAATTAACACATTTTCCCAATTATTGGAACCGTCTCCTTTTACAAAAATATATTCATCACCAATTTTAGAGATATCCACAATTTGGTCTATACCATAATCTCGACCACCACCATTATGAAAACTACCGTTTGTAGAGCCTACATTGGCAACAATATTTTTGTCTGAGCTAATAAGTGTTCCTATTAAACCAACTCTATTTATAGTGCTATCAAATGAATTTGTAGCAATAATGTAGCTTTCTCCTTCGTTTAAATTGATAGAAATAGGCAAGGTACCTGTGTAGTTTTTTATGGTAATATTAGTTGGAATATCAGAAAAGGTAATGTTCGTATTATTTTCTGTAGCCATTACCGATATAAAATTTAAGTAATTATCCTGCGGATTTTCATTTGTGAACATTCCTGCTCTAAAAATTTTACCTAACGCTGCGTTTCCTTTACTAACTAATGCGCCTGCTTGTGCGTTACTACCAGCCATTACTCTTACAGAAACATACACCACATCACTAGCTTCTATAATAAATCCTTTATTATTTGTGATGGTGCTAGTCGTATTTGAAGGTTGAAAAAGTTGCGTTTCTCCATTTCCTATATATATTTCTTGCGGATTGTTTTTAGACACAATTCCGTTTAAAGTATTTGTAAGTCCGACTTGTTTAATTGTATAACTTACATTATTATTTTTAGGGGTTGATATGTATATAAATTGATTTTCTGGATTTGCATTACCAAACTCTGAATTAGTTAATGGAGGAATAAAATGTTTTTTACTCAGCTGAGCCGATAAAGAAATTGAGCACAAAAAACCTATTAAAATAACTATGTTGAGTTTGAAATTGTTTCTATACATTTTATGATAAAAATAAATACAGTATTTTTTTTAAAAATAGTAATAATTCAAATACCAAACAGAAAAGTTTTTAGATTTTAAATTTTTATTTTTAAATGTATCATATCCCATAGAAATATTTTCCTTGGTAAATAAAAAATAATAGTGTAACTTTGTATCTAATTTTAAAACCATAATAATGAAAACTAACAAAATTATATTCTACGTATCTACGGGTTTGTTAACTGTTTTAATGCTTTTTTCTGTAAGCATGTATATTTTCGATAACCAAAATATGCAAGCATCTTTTACAAAGTTTAATTTTCCTACTTATTTAATTTATCCTTTAGCTTTTGCTAAAATTCTTGGTTTAATTGCTATATGGTTTATTAAAAATAGATCGATAAAAGAGTGGGCTTATGCTGGCTTTTTCTTTAATTTTGTATTGGCATTTTTTGCTCATTTCATGATTTCAGATGGAGAACATATGGGGGCTTTAATAGCTACTGTACTAGTTTTGATATCTTATTATTACAGCAAAAAAATAGCGTAAAGATTAGCATTATAAGTGCTTCTGAAATCAAGAGAAAGAAATTTCTTAATCATTCAATTAAAAAAACATTTTCATGAAAAAAATATTAGCTTTTGCAGGCAGCACAAGTAGTACTTCTATTAATAAAAGATTAATCACTTTTACTGTAAATAATTTAAAAAACACTCTTTTTGATATTGTAGATCTAAAAGATTTAAATGTACCAATTTATAGTGAAGATGAGGAGAAAGAAAACGGATTTCCAGAAGACATTGTTACGTTTTCTAATGCTTTAGATTCTTATGATGCTTTTATAGTTTCTTTGGCAGAGCATAATGGAACATATTCAGCAGCCTTTAAAAATATTTTTGATTGGGTTTCTCGAGTTAATGGTAATGTTTTTAGAGATAAGCCTTTACTATTAATGGCAGCTTCTCCTGGTGGAATGGGAGGTCGGTTTGTTTTAGCCGCGGCAGAGCAACGTTTTCCTAGGCACGGTGCTAAAGAAGTAAGTACCTTTTCTTTTCCAAATTTTAGCGAAAATTTTAAGCACGAAAAAATTGTAAATCCTGATTTATTAGACGCACTTAAAAAGAAAATTCAACAATTAGAAATTTTAGTAAATAGCTAATTGTTGTAATTTTTGCACAAAAAATTGAACATCGAATTGTAAAATATGGGAGACATTTCTAACGACATAAAGTCGAAATTTAAAAACGAAAAAATAAAAGCTTATATCAATCTAAAGTATACGGCAAATTGGTTGAATAGTAAAGAGAATGAGTTCTTTAAACCTTACGGAATTTCCCCACAACAATATAATATTCTCAGAATTTTAAGAGGCGCGAAGAAAGAAATGAAGGTTCAGGTAATTAAAGAAAGAATGATTGAACGTTCGCCGAATGCCACCAGATTAATGGATAAGTTATTTGAAAAAAAATATATTAAAAGGTCACGTTGCAAGCACGACAGAAGAGTGGTGTATGTATCAATTTCGAAAGAAGGTTTAGCTATTTTAGAAGAAATAGATGTAAACAAGAACTTAGAATATTTTGAAAATCTTACCTCCGAAGAAGCAACCATACTAAGCGATTTATTAGACAAAATACGTTAATTGTTTATCAATATAACAAGAAAAGTACCTTTTAATTATGGAAAAAAAACTTAAAACCATTCAGCATTTAGTTCCAAGTCCGCTTGTTAACATGGGACCAATAAGACTAAGACAGCCTCTGCCAAGTGAAGGAATAGAAAATGTAGACCCTTTTCTATTATTACATCATTATGGTCCATATGCTATATCAGAATTTAACAACCCTTTCGATTTGGGTCCGCATCCTCATAGGGGGTTTGAACCCATAACCATACTGTTTAAAGGTGAGCAGTTACACAGAGATTCACTTGGTAATGAAATGATTGTAAAGGCAGGAGATGTTCAATGGACTACTGCAGGTCGTGGAATTATTCATGCTGAAGCCCCTACCAAAGAGTTTGTAAAAAAGGGTGGAGATTTAGAGGGAATTCAGTTATGGTTAAATTTACCAGCTAAATATAAAATGAGTACGCCCAATTATCAACATTTAAAAAAAGAACAAATACCAATATTAACTTCAGAAGACAATAACGTTTCATTACAAATTATTGCGGGTAGTCAAGCAGATAAAGTAGGGCTAATTACCACGCAAACTCCTGTTAATGTTTTTACAGGGAAAGCCTCTAAATCAGGTAAAATGGATGTCTTGCTTCCAGAAAATCATCTGTCTTTGGTATATCTATTAGATGGAGAATTGCTAATAAACAATACAGAAACTTTAGTTAAAGGCGGTAATCAAATGATAACATTTCATAAAGAGGGTACTTATTTTTCTTTGGAAGCAATAAATAACGCAAACTTTCTAATATTGTCTGGGAAAGAAATTAACGAAAAAGTTACGCAATATGGTCCTTATGTGATGAATACACAAACAGAAATATTAGAGGCTATGAGAGATTATCAACAAGGTAAAATGGGATATTTATATTAGAATTTGGGCGTTCCTTTTTCTAAATGAAAATAGAAAAAGTCGTGCTTTTCACGATATCTTTTTTGTAAAAAACAAAAAAGGATGTTGTTTCAATCACTAACGCAAAAAGAGTTTAGTATTTACTACATTTATAGTATAGCATATTAAAAGTCAAAGAATCAATTTCTTTGACTTTTTCTTTTCAAAAAATAAACATATCTTGCCATATATTATGCATGCATAATAAATGTAATCCCAAAAATATGAAATACAAACATATATTCGAGCCGTTAGATTTAGGTTTTACCACTTTAAAAAATAGAATTTTAATGGGTTCTATGCATACTGGTTTAGAAGAAGAGAAAAACGGTATAGAACGGATTGCAGCCTATTATGCAGAACGCGCCAAAGGAGGAGTAGGTTTAATTGTTACTGGAGGAATTTCTCCAAATATACAAGGTTGGACAGCCCCTTTCGCAGCAAGAATGTCTTCTAAAAAACATGCAAAAGAACATCAAAAAATTACAGATGCTGTACATAAAGAAGGAGGTAAAATTTGCATGCAAATATTGCATTCGGGTAGTTATGGTTACCATCCGCTTAATGTAGCACCTTCAAAAATTAAGGCTCCAATTAACCCATTTAAGCCTTTCAAGTTAAAAGAATCCGGAATTAATAGAACTATCAAAGATTTTGTAAACTCAGCTAAACTGTCTAAAGAAGCAGGTTATGACGGTGTAGAAATAATGGGGTCTGAAGGGTACTTAATTAACCAATTTATTGTAAAAAGAACTAATAAAAGAACCGATTCTTGGGGTGGCGATTATAAAAATAGAATGCGTTTACCTATAGAAATTGTAAAAAAAATAAGAGAAGCTGTCGGAACTAATTTTATAATTATTTACAGACTTTCTATGCTAGATTTAGTAGAAAACGGAAGTTCTTGGCAAGAAGTGGTT encodes:
- a CDS encoding MarR family winged helix-turn-helix transcriptional regulator; translation: MGDISNDIKSKFKNEKIKAYINLKYTANWLNSKENEFFKPYGISPQQYNILRILRGAKKEMKVQVIKERMIERSPNATRLMDKLFEKKYIKRSRCKHDRRVVYVSISKEGLAILEEIDVNKNLEYFENLTSEEATILSDLLDKIR
- a CDS encoding NADPH-dependent FMN reductase, which gives rise to MKKILAFAGSTSSTSINKRLITFTVNNLKNTLFDIVDLKDLNVPIYSEDEEKENGFPEDIVTFSNALDSYDAFIVSLAEHNGTYSAAFKNIFDWVSRVNGNVFRDKPLLLMAASPGGMGGRFVLAAAEQRFPRHGAKEVSTFSFPNFSENFKHEKIVNPDLLDALKKKIQQLEILVNS
- a CDS encoding pirin family protein, whose translation is MEKKLKTIQHLVPSPLVNMGPIRLRQPLPSEGIENVDPFLLLHHYGPYAISEFNNPFDLGPHPHRGFEPITILFKGEQLHRDSLGNEMIVKAGDVQWTTAGRGIIHAEAPTKEFVKKGGDLEGIQLWLNLPAKYKMSTPNYQHLKKEQIPILTSEDNNVSLQIIAGSQADKVGLITTQTPVNVFTGKASKSGKMDVLLPENHLSLVYLLDGELLINNTETLVKGGNQMITFHKEGTYFSLEAINNANFLILSGKEINEKVTQYGPYVMNTQTEILEAMRDYQQGKMGYLY
- a CDS encoding DoxX family protein, producing MKTNKIIFYVSTGLLTVLMLFSVSMYIFDNQNMQASFTKFNFPTYLIYPLAFAKILGLIAIWFIKNRSIKEWAYAGFFFNFVLAFFAHFMISDGEHMGALIATVLVLISYYYSKKIA
- a CDS encoding T9SS type B sorting domain-containing protein yields the protein MYRNNFKLNIVILIGFLCSISLSAQLSKKHFIPPLTNSEFGNANPENQFIYISTPKNNNVSYTIKQVGLTNTLNGIVSKNNPQEIYIGNGETQLFQPSNTTSTITNNKGFIIEASDVVYVSVRVMAGSNAQAGALVSKGNAALGKIFRAGMFTNENPQDNYLNFISVMATENNTNITFSDIPTNITIKNYTGTLPISINLNEGESYIIATNSFDSTINRVGLIGTLISSDKNIVANVGSTNGSFHNGGGRDYGIDQIVDISKIGDEYIFVKGDGSNNWENVLIVAHENNTSISINGNTATTTIQAGEYFLIEGNNYNSDGNMYLKTSKNVFAYQGVGANNSEANQGLFFVPPLSCENRGKVDEIPTIEAIGSTIFNGGITIVTNKGATVTINNLPLDNFTTSGPFDVTGNPNYVTYKIINLTGNTSIESSDELYCAYFNFNGAATSGSFYSGFPTAPEINFNTTVAATGNCIPNVKLEAANTDIFDSFEWFYDDGLGGGFKATGISTNTFTPSEPGNYVLRAFISCTMTEFESVIVPVSICPDDFDGDGVIDNLDIDADNDGITNCEESSGNAVLNLSTILQPVTLFKDGTSNATMITASFNQKNSSGSANTITGDSNGNFNSTLQASTDSESNYLLTFNQAVNIEIKQNDQEDHVISEGEYFVVKVSPNSKNTTLLNPGNQLLVDTNFDGIFESGITIFTASEIRFKYASNLSGTNSTFKFIASQISEVTFSHKSNALTAQSKFFGNVSLSCFSLDSDSDGVENMFDLDSDNDGIPDMIEAFGQPVSLSGTDANEDGLDDFFEAAINLDIDGDSIKNYVDIDSDNDGIFDTTEAGHNLDTDLDGIIDNANLLVGKNGLVDSLENIPDAKTLSLNYNILNTDNDLIFNFLSSDSDNDGCNDVTEAGFTDQNNDGFLDGSPFLVNTNGKVINNTNGYTLPNSNYTIAAPININTPFENVVLCENTKSNIIINSNADSFVWETSTNNGVTWQMVTNNATFSGVNSNQLIITNTSTSLNNQQFRVKLMRNGNSCTSTSNAISVKVNLAPVVTPIVTLKQCDNDLDRISTVNLTQAEISISADANNNTFEYYASEADAIAGTPQVTDKIRYLVNTNGNAWVRTISNDGCYTISKIEIEVEAAADVAYFKEFAPVCDDFLQEDGTNGALNDDTDGITNFDFSNAKQEILNFFPAALQPNLSVNFYETISNRTAAIKPINDISNYRNIGFPSNISRQTIYFKITNKNNNNCTGTGELYLKTNSVPIANAAENLTLCDDAVSGLSTDGFVDGFMLTDNDARILGSSQSPSDFEVTYHKSAEEANSGSNPLASPFKNTTKDQQEIFVRVTNKITGCFTDHTSFFVIVNKVPTANFVSDLEVCDDALDGSAINGYSKNINLELQTSTILGTQDPTKFKITYHREFLEAQNGNNPLSSPIENTTPYQETIYVRIVNTETNCVNYLSNFKVIINKEPVFTPVSNLSYCDDDADGDDTNGIIQSIDLDSQIPKLLGASQDTDDFEVTFHKTPQQATNGTNAVASPYTNTNTTETFFVRIQNKATGCVNDDASFQVIVNPLPSFAITSPQIICLNDTPMFLEAENPAGIYNYLWTDALGNIVANTQTAPINKGGNYTVTATTTNGTNCSRSQTITVNASNPATIERSFVTIVDEANALNRENNLSVSIDTISNNIGIGNYQFALRNEDLNTTTPFQDETIFENLEGGIYTLIVNDKNGCAPDATLQLSVLQFPKFFTPNGDGKNDTWIIKGANKTFYPNAKITIFNRFGKLVAEIPIDSNGWNGTYNSKLLPSDDYWYNITLVPADNNKPIINKKGNFSLLRR